One Bombus pyrosoma isolate SC7728 linkage group LG9, ASM1482585v1, whole genome shotgun sequence genomic window carries:
- the LOC122570987 gene encoding splicing factor 45, whose translation MSLYDDFDKHRTSEKVVGWSSSIKLLQSQLQLKKAATTQPKREQYRKATAVLAPVIDLKSKANRNTEREDDGPHNNPLSSGTVSSIGVGGEFDWNVINEYDPMWPNEYDKVVKELRDLRDREHDQETEMRKRRRDSSRFEDTQASSGNTTMIPPERDEERTPTSRGIAGGAAIAPPPSLQESSELPPPTPRPPTSIGYATSSVAAKIMAKYGFKEGQGLGKKEQGMSVALQVEKTSKRGGRIVGEREQLMPPPPPVAVSPPPTQQQVAPLQPSEEPSITEIMKCPSKVVLLRNMVGPGEVDDDLEPEVKDECNTKYGDVARVIIHEVTEAAPEEAVRIFVEFKRIESAIKAVVDLNGRFFGGRQVKAGFYSSEKLDSLQLMD comes from the exons ATGTCTCTATACGACGATTTTGACAAACACAGAACGTCGGAAAAAGTAGTTGGATGGTCATCTAGtatcaaattattacaatCTCAACTACAATTAAAAAAGGCTGCCACTACACAG CCAAAACGCGAACAATATAGAAAAGCAACAGCAGTATTAGCACCTGTGATAGATTTAAAGTCAAAAGCCAATCGGAACACAGAAAGAGAAGATGATGGGCCACATAATAATCCACTCTCTTCTGGTACTGTTAGCAGTATTGGAGTAGGAGGTGAATTTGATTGgaatgtaataaatgaatatgatCCTATGTGGCCTAATGAATATGATAAAGTTGTTAAGGAACTAAGAGATTTACGTGATAGAGAACACGATCAAGAGACTGAAATGCGTAAACGTAGACGAGACAGTTCGCGTTTCGAAGATACACAG GCTTCCTCTGGGAATACTACAATGATTCCCCCTGAAAGAGATGAGGAAAGAACTCCTACATCAAGAGGTATTGCCGGGGGAGCAGCTATAGCACCACCACCTTCCCTACAAGAATCTTCTGAGCTTCCACCTCCAACACCAAGACCACCAACTAGTATAGGTTATGCTACATCATCAGTAGCAGCAAAAATAATGGCTAAATATGGTTTCAAAGAAGGACAAGGACTTGGTAAAAAGGAACAAGGAATGTCTGTTGCTTTACAAGTAGAAAAAACTAGTAAACGAGGTGGAAGAATTGTTGGAGAAAGAGAACAACTTAtgccaccaccaccacctgTTGCTGTTTCTCCACCTCCAACACAACAGCAGGTCGCACCTTTACAACCTTCGGAAGAACCTAGCATTActgaaataatgaaatgtcCGAGTAAg gttgtattattacgtaatatggTTGGTCCCGGAGAAGTGGATGATGATCTTGAACCTGAAGTCAAAGACGAATGTAATACGAAGTATGGCGATGTAGCGCGTGTTATTATCCATGAAGTAACAGAAGCTGCTCCAGAAGAAGCTGTTAGAATTTTCGTGGAATTTAAGAGAATAGAAAGTGCTATTAAAGCTGTGGTTGATTTAAATGGACGCTTTTTTGGTGGAAGACAAGTTAAAGCAGGTTTTTATTCCAGTGAAAAACTTGATAGTTTACAATTAATGGACTAA
- the LOC122570986 gene encoding alpha-1,3/1,6-mannosyltransferase ALG2 has protein sequence MTRVTFLHPDLGIGGAERLVVDAALSLKKQGYEVNFVTTHHDSEHCFSETKDGTIPVTVVGSWLPRHILGRFFALFAYIRMIYAASYIVFCENRPDIVFCDLVSACIPILRLRIPYIIFYCHYPDQLLSRPEGLSKRLYRVPLNYLEEITTGMAHKIFVNSLYTRSVFKDTFKRLTIEPEVLYPSINTDYFDKARIIPLERVLDKRLPPNSTILLSINRYERKKNLGLAIEALAELKKYLKEEEYKKVYLIMAGGYDKRVEENVEHYLELIGLADELNVTDKIIFLRSPSDIDKVSILYHCMVLLYTPPNEHFGIVPLEAMYMSKPVIAHNSGGPKESVVPGITGFLVDLSGDAFALKIADLIKNPEYVQQFGDAGKVRFTETFSSAAFSAQLNKTIEDLIDNKKVK, from the exons atgacaCGAGTAACATTTTTACATCCGGATCTTGGCATAGGAGGAGCAGAAAGATTGGTAGTTGATGCTGcattatctttaaaaaaacaaGGTTATGAGGTTAATTTCGTGACAACTCATCACGATTCGGAACATTGTTTCTCTGAAACAAAAGATGGAACAATTCCTGTCACGGTTGTTGGAAGTTGGTTGCCCAGGCATATCTTGGGTAGATTCTTTGCACTTTTTGCTTATATTCGTATG aTATATGCAGCTAGCTACATCGTTTTCTGTGAAAATCGACCAGACATTGTATTTTGTGATCTAGTTTCTGCATGCATCCCTATTCTTCGGTTACGAATTccatacataattttttattgtcattATCCAGATCAATTACTTTCACGGCCAGAGGGTCTTAGTAAACGATTGTATCGTGTACCCCTTAATTATCTGGAAGAAATAACAACTGGAATGgcacataaaatatttgtaaatagtCTATATACACGTTCAGTGTTTAAGGACACTTTTAAGAGATTAACTATTGAACCTGAGGTTTTATATCCCTCTATCAATACAGACTATTTTGATAAAGCTCGAATAATACCTTTAGAAAGAGTACTTGATAAAAGGTTACCACCAAATAGTACTATATTACTATCTATCAACAGATATGaacgtaaaaaaaatttggGGCTAGCAATAGAAGCACTAGCAGAGCTCAAAAAGTacttaaaagaagaagaatacaaaaaagtatatttaattatggctGGTGGATATGATAAAAGAGTTGAAGAAAATGTAGAACATTATTTGGAATTAATAGGTCTTGCTGATGAGCTAAATGttacagataaaataatatttcttcgttctccTTCAGATATTGATAAAGTATCTATTTTATATCACTGTATGGTTTTATTATATACGCCTCCAAATGAACATTTTGGTATTGTACCACTTGAAGCAATGTACATGAGTAAACCAGTAATTGCACATAATTCTGGTGGTCCAAAAGAATCTGTTGTTCCTGGAATTACTGGATTTTTGGTTGATTTATCTGGTGATGCATTTGCTCTGAAAATAgctgatttaattaaaaatccagAATATGTTCAGCAATTTGGTGATGCAGGCAAAGTTAGATTTACGGAAACTTTCAGTTCTGCTGCATTTAGTGCTCAATTGAACAAAACAATTGAAGACTTAATTGACAATAAgaaagtaaagtaa